From a single Mucilaginibacter terrenus genomic region:
- a CDS encoding MBL fold metallo-hydrolase, translating into MIVHQFYDKGLAHASYAVVRNGRMIVIDPARDPQPYYDFADTHNATILGVVETHPHADFISSHLEIHETTGAVIYASKLAGGTYPHETFDDGDVVQLDDIKLKAINTPGHSPDSICILVEDETGKDTTIFTGDTLFAGDVGRPDLRESAGNITAKKEELARQMYHSTREKLMKLPKDITVFPAHGPGSLCGKSMSPDLQTTIGKELRENYALQLMDELQFVNTLLADQPFMPKYFGYDVELNKTGAPKFAESINKVLKADTVTLEKGILVIDTRPNELYKNGHAAGSINLQNGEKFETWLGSVVGPDEVFYLISATDEERDAVIRKAAKIGYEKNIKAALLFSGDEKTVTATFNPEALHGNEENYTIVDVRNWAEINSGKIFTNALTIPLPELRERVNEIPADKPIVVHCAAGYRSAAATGIVSAAIKNVPVYDLSESIKDFTQTQ; encoded by the coding sequence ATGATAGTTCACCAGTTTTATGATAAGGGCCTGGCACATGCCTCCTACGCCGTGGTACGCAACGGCCGAATGATAGTGATTGATCCTGCACGCGATCCACAACCTTACTACGACTTTGCCGACACACACAACGCCACTATTTTAGGTGTAGTAGAAACCCACCCGCACGCCGATTTTATAAGTTCGCACCTGGAAATACATGAAACTACAGGCGCCGTTATATATGCCAGCAAACTTGCAGGCGGTACTTACCCCCACGAAACTTTTGATGATGGCGATGTTGTGCAACTGGATGACATAAAGTTAAAAGCCATTAACACTCCCGGGCACTCACCGGATTCTATTTGCATATTGGTTGAGGATGAAACCGGAAAAGACACCACCATTTTTACGGGTGACACCCTTTTTGCGGGTGACGTTGGCCGACCGGACCTTAGGGAATCTGCCGGCAACATCACGGCTAAAAAGGAAGAGCTTGCCAGGCAAATGTACCACAGCACCCGCGAAAAGCTGATGAAACTACCTAAAGACATCACCGTTTTCCCGGCACATGGGCCAGGTTCGTTATGCGGCAAAAGCATGAGCCCCGACCTGCAAACCACTATAGGCAAAGAGTTAAGGGAGAATTATGCCCTGCAACTGATGGATGAACTACAGTTTGTTAATACCCTACTTGCCGATCAGCCATTTATGCCCAAATACTTTGGCTATGATGTTGAACTGAATAAAACAGGCGCACCAAAGTTTGCAGAAAGTATTAACAAGGTACTAAAGGCAGATACGGTAACACTGGAAAAAGGCATCCTGGTAATTGATACCCGGCCAAACGAACTTTACAAGAACGGCCATGCAGCGGGCAGCATTAACCTGCAGAATGGTGAGAAATTTGAGACCTGGCTGGGCTCTGTTGTTGGTCCTGATGAAGTATTCTACCTGATATCAGCAACTGATGAAGAGCGTGATGCCGTTATCCGCAAGGCTGCAAAGATCGGCTACGAGAAAAACATTAAAGCTGCATTGCTTTTTTCCGGCGACGAAAAAACAGTTACTGCAACTTTCAATCCCGAGGCATTACACGGCAACGAAGAAAACTACACCATTGTTGATGTGCGCAACTGGGCTGAGATAAATTCAGGAAAGATATTTACCAATGCGCTTACCATACCACTGCCCGAACTAAGGGAACGCGTTAACGAGATACCTGCAGATAAACCCATAGTGGTGCATTGCGCGGCGGGTTATCGTTCTGCAGCAGCGACAGGTATTGTATCAGCAGCAATAAAGAATGTACCGGTGTATGATCTGAGCGAAAGTATAAAAGACTTTACACAAACGCAGTAA
- a CDS encoding LTA synthase family protein, with amino-acid sequence MRFNFRTTELKALAYRLLLGYIFYFICRILFFAFNTNLFAVESAATLFKLCYYGLAFDTTALLYINILFIVLSILPLTVNTGKGYQKGLAILYFVTNFIFYATNFVDIIYYRFSQVRSTRASLDVLTNESNKTLLLVSFITEYWYIILIYILCCTLWYWLYYRVKVKPAATGPRMAYFSFSAAMLLIIIALAVGGIRGDFKHSTRPINMVDAYRHVTAPNQGDIVLNTPFAIIRTLTANNFKVQHWTDEAYIDSIIKPIKEYNTVRPVKPNVVVIILESMAREFWGSMNRDAGIPGFISYTPFLDSLSNHSLIFNNGYANGRQSIHAMSSILAGIPSFQTAFTSSPYAKQRIQSIVSVCDSMGYQTSFFHGAANGSMGFQGFANILGFQKYYGRTEYNNEKDFDGTWGIWDEPFLQYVSKTMGTQKQPFMSTVFTLSSHEPDRIPDKYKNRFKGGPLTIDKCVQYTDNSLRRFFNYAKTQPWFNNTVFVITADHTNATYYPEYSKPVNRFAIPILFYSANKAFQLQGVRTDLASQIDIYPTLTDLIGYNKPIRSWGRSLVSTLPTETPRVINSQGNLYHFMEGNYNYIFDGKAITGIFAADDKGLTKNLMTGGTPTPEMEKGMMDCKAFIQDYADRIVNKKLYN; translated from the coding sequence ATGAGATTTAACTTCCGGACTACAGAATTAAAGGCGCTGGCCTATCGCCTCCTGCTTGGCTATATTTTCTACTTTATATGCCGCATACTATTCTTTGCATTTAATACCAACCTGTTTGCTGTAGAAAGCGCCGCTACACTTTTTAAACTTTGTTACTATGGCTTAGCTTTCGACACTACGGCGCTGCTATACATCAACATCCTGTTTATAGTACTAAGTATTTTACCGCTTACGGTAAACACCGGCAAAGGCTACCAAAAAGGGCTGGCGATATTATATTTCGTAACCAACTTCATCTTTTACGCAACCAACTTTGTAGATATTATTTATTACCGCTTTAGCCAGGTAAGATCTACCCGGGCATCGCTTGATGTACTTACCAACGAGAGCAACAAAACACTCTTATTGGTAAGCTTTATAACCGAATACTGGTACATCATACTTATATACATCCTTTGCTGCACCTTATGGTATTGGCTGTATTACCGGGTGAAAGTAAAACCGGCTGCTACGGGGCCAAGGATGGCATACTTCTCGTTTTCGGCAGCCATGTTGTTAATTATCATAGCGCTTGCAGTAGGTGGCATAAGGGGCGATTTTAAGCACAGCACAAGGCCCATTAATATGGTTGATGCTTACAGGCATGTTACCGCGCCAAACCAGGGCGACATAGTATTAAACACGCCATTTGCTATCATCCGTACGCTTACCGCTAATAACTTTAAGGTACAGCACTGGACGGACGAAGCCTATATCGACTCCATCATTAAACCTATAAAGGAGTACAATACCGTTCGACCGGTTAAACCCAATGTGGTGGTTATTATACTGGAAAGCATGGCCCGCGAGTTTTGGGGCAGCATGAACCGGGATGCAGGCATCCCCGGGTTTATTTCTTACACGCCTTTTTTAGATTCGCTTTCGAACCACAGCCTCATTTTCAATAATGGCTACGCCAACGGCAGGCAGTCTATACATGCTATGTCATCTATTTTGGCCGGTATACCTTCGTTTCAGACAGCGTTTACTTCCTCGCCATACGCCAAGCAGCGCATACAATCTATTGTATCGGTATGCGACAGTATGGGATACCAAACATCGTTCTTCCACGGGGCTGCTAATGGGTCAATGGGGTTCCAGGGATTCGCCAACATATTGGGCTTTCAAAAATATTATGGCCGTACAGAATACAACAACGAAAAGGATTTTGATGGTACCTGGGGTATATGGGACGAACCCTTTCTGCAATACGTAAGTAAAACCATGGGCACGCAAAAACAGCCGTTCATGTCTACCGTGTTCACGCTCTCCTCGCACGAGCCAGATCGCATCCCTGATAAGTATAAAAACCGCTTTAAAGGCGGTCCGTTAACCATTGACAAATGCGTACAGTATACAGATAACTCCTTACGCCGGTTCTTTAATTACGCCAAAACACAGCCCTGGTTCAACAACACCGTTTTTGTAATTACGGCAGACCATACCAATGCCACCTACTACCCCGAATACAGCAAACCAGTAAACCGCTTTGCCATACCTATACTTTTCTACAGCGCTAACAAAGCTTTCCAATTACAGGGCGTGCGTACCGATCTTGCTTCGCAAATAGACATTTACCCAACACTAACCGACCTCATAGGCTACAACAAACCCATTCGCTCCTGGGGAAGGAGCCTGGTGAGCACCCTGCCCACCGAAACACCACGGGTAATAAACTCGCAGGGTAACTTATACCACTTTATGGAAGGCAACTATAACTACATTTTTGATGGGAAAGCTATTACCGGCATTTTTGCCGCTGATGATAAAGGCCTCACCAAAAACCTGATGACCGGAGGCACCCCCACCCCTGAAATGGAAAAAGGAATGATGGATTGCAAAGCCTTTATACAAGATTACGCAGATAGGATAGTAAATAAGAAGCTGTATAATTGA
- a CDS encoding transposase — protein sequence MMRPCKLQMNVEISAMATINFDYHPQFFTAMILNWMPLLKDDAFKDIIIKSLRFLTTEGSIVVYGFVVMPNHIHLIWQVQDGFNKAAVQLRFMKFTAQQMKFRLLDSDDTLLSAFLVDARDRRYQFWERNPLSVDLWTPNVFYQKLDYIHNNPLQEKWRLATLPEEYIYSSARFYRTGIDDFGFLTHHDGQDLRPIVSR from the coding sequence ATGATGCGACCTTGTAAATTACAGATGAATGTTGAAATTAGCGCCATGGCCACCATTAACTTCGACTATCATCCTCAGTTTTTTACAGCAATGATATTGAATTGGATGCCGCTATTGAAAGACGATGCCTTTAAAGATATTATCATAAAAAGTCTGCGGTTCCTAACAACCGAAGGTAGTATTGTGGTTTACGGGTTTGTAGTAATGCCAAATCATATCCATCTAATCTGGCAAGTTCAGGACGGGTTTAACAAGGCTGCTGTTCAGCTTAGATTTATGAAGTTTACAGCGCAGCAAATGAAGTTTCGATTGCTGGACAGTGATGATACACTACTTAGCGCCTTTTTAGTTGATGCAAGAGATAGGAGATATCAGTTTTGGGAAAGAAATCCTTTAAGTGTGGACCTTTGGACGCCTAATGTGTTCTATCAAAAGTTAGACTATATTCACAACAATCCACTGCAAGAAAAATGGCGATTGGCTACACTTCCCGAAGAGTATATATATTCTTCAGCAAGATTTTACAGAACGGGTATTGATGATTTTGGCTTTCTTACTCATCATGACGGACAGGATTTACGGCCGATTGTTAGTCGCTGA
- a CDS encoding helix-turn-helix domain-containing protein, with product MSDDAVLKRIKVIVKEHGGQLALANAIGVDQGFISKVINKKQDISYYLISKLCFQLKYSPEWLILGTGDKMIHKPDSAKLITEIQMLRTEVDILHARMRAYELEMQELKEHGLQQRAV from the coding sequence ATGTCTGACGACGCGGTTTTAAAAAGGATAAAAGTTATTGTTAAAGAGCATGGCGGCCAGCTGGCCCTTGCCAATGCAATCGGCGTAGACCAGGGTTTCATTAGCAAGGTTATTAACAAGAAGCAGGACATCAGCTACTATCTTATTAGCAAACTGTGTTTTCAGCTTAAATACTCACCGGAGTGGCTGATATTGGGCACCGGCGACAAGATGATCCACAAACCCGACTCCGCCAAACTAATCACCGAAATACAAATGCTGCGTACCGAGGTGGACATTCTGCACGCCCGCATGCGCGCTTACGAACTGGAGATGCAGGAACTTAAAGAACATGGCTTGCAGCAAAGAGCTGTCTAA
- a CDS encoding SulP family inorganic anion transporter: MQLNKGAISSEDLNLKKYFLSKNLKKDLPSSVVVFLVALPLCLGIALASGAPLFSGLLAGIIGGIVIGTLSGSQLSVAGPAAGLTVIVLNGITKLGSFEVFLLALVIAGVLQMLLGLIKAGTIANYFPSPVIEGMLAAIGIILIMKQFPHAVGYDADFEGDEGFEQTDTHNTFSGVLGALNKINYGAVIISLVSLAFMIYWPKVKKLALVPAPLLVVIAGVILSAVFAGTSLALQEKQMVSIPVIGGASEFFGLFKGPDFSAIGRKEVWIVAGTIAVVASLETLLSLEAVDKIDPIKRISPTNRELLAQGAGNVVSGLLGGLPMTAVIVRSSANVNSGARTKVSAIVHGILLLLSLLFIPRLINHIPLSCLAAILLVTGYKLARISLFQHMWHKGLNQFIPFVVTLVAVVLTDLLIGVGIGMLVGVFYILRTNLRNPYFYRITSHGDKKTISIRLAEEVSFLNKAAIQVTLTSLPAGTDVIIDGSASRYIDPDVLEIIHNFKHNAYTKGIIVQLLDIKERYDIPPFKELKYQHDQPVAV; this comes from the coding sequence ATGCAACTTAACAAGGGCGCGATCTCTTCGGAAGATCTCAACTTAAAAAAGTATTTCTTATCTAAAAACCTCAAAAAGGACCTGCCGTCCAGCGTGGTGGTCTTTTTGGTAGCATTACCATTGTGCCTTGGCATTGCGCTGGCATCAGGCGCGCCATTATTCTCGGGGCTGCTTGCCGGTATCATTGGCGGTATTGTTATTGGCACTCTAAGTGGTTCGCAACTAAGTGTAGCCGGACCTGCCGCGGGGCTCACTGTTATTGTATTGAACGGTATAACCAAGCTGGGCTCTTTTGAAGTATTCCTGCTGGCGCTTGTTATAGCAGGCGTGTTGCAAATGCTGCTTGGCCTTATAAAAGCAGGTACCATTGCTAATTATTTCCCGTCGCCTGTGATTGAAGGCATGCTTGCCGCAATTGGCATTATCCTCATCATGAAGCAGTTTCCGCATGCTGTTGGCTATGATGCTGACTTTGAGGGTGACGAGGGCTTCGAGCAAACCGATACCCACAATACCTTTTCCGGCGTACTTGGCGCGCTGAACAAGATAAATTATGGTGCAGTGATCATCAGCCTGGTGAGCCTTGCATTCATGATCTACTGGCCTAAGGTTAAGAAGTTAGCCCTGGTACCGGCACCTCTGCTGGTAGTAATTGCAGGAGTGATTCTATCTGCCGTGTTCGCCGGAACAAGCCTGGCATTGCAGGAAAAGCAGATGGTTAGTATACCTGTAATTGGCGGTGCCAGCGAGTTTTTTGGTTTGTTTAAAGGCCCTGATTTTAGCGCTATTGGCCGCAAAGAAGTTTGGATAGTGGCAGGCACCATTGCCGTTGTTGCGAGTTTGGAAACTTTGTTAAGCCTTGAAGCTGTAGATAAAATTGACCCTATAAAAAGAATATCACCTACGAACCGCGAACTGCTTGCTCAGGGGGCTGGCAATGTAGTGAGCGGTTTGCTTGGTGGTTTACCTATGACAGCAGTTATCGTACGTTCGTCGGCAAATGTTAACTCCGGCGCCCGTACAAAGGTAAGCGCAATTGTACATGGCATATTGCTGCTGCTGTCGTTGCTGTTTATACCGCGGTTGATCAACCACATCCCGCTTTCATGTCTTGCTGCTATCCTGTTGGTAACCGGTTATAAACTGGCACGGATCAGTCTCTTCCAGCACATGTGGCATAAAGGGTTAAACCAATTTATTCCCTTTGTAGTAACACTGGTAGCCGTAGTTCTTACCGACCTTTTAATAGGGGTAGGTATAGGAATGCTTGTAGGTGTATTTTATATACTTCGTACAAACCTTCGTAATCCATATTTCTACCGCATTACATCTCATGGCGATAAGAAGACCATCAGCATACGGCTTGCAGAAGAAGTATCGTTCCTGAACAAGGCTGCGATACAGGTAACACTTACCAGTTTACCGGCAGGTACCGACGTTATTATAGACGGATCAGCCTCCCGCTACATTGATCCGGACGTGCTGGAGATCATTCATAATTTTAAGCACAATGCCTATACAAAAGGCATAATAGTGCAACTATTAGACATTAAGGAACGGTATGACATACCTCCTTTTAAAGAACTAAAGTATCAACACGATCAACCCGTAGCAGTATGA
- a CDS encoding arylesterase, which yields MKHILFYGDSLTAGYGLGNASEESFPALINDKLKAAGLQYCITNAGVSGDTTTGGLARLDYWLGSPVDVFVLELGINDIRRGIPPPTIEKNLQAIINKVKAKYPKAKLVMLGMEIPPILFGPVAVQFNAIYRRLAEANDMALVPFLLTGVMGQQHLNLWDRVHPSAAGYKVVVETVWSVLGPLLQRG from the coding sequence ATGAAGCACATTTTATTTTATGGCGATAGCTTAACCGCTGGCTACGGACTAGGCAACGCTTCAGAAGAATCTTTCCCGGCACTTATAAATGATAAGCTGAAAGCTGCCGGCCTGCAATACTGCATTACCAACGCGGGCGTAAGCGGCGACACTACCACCGGCGGACTGGCGCGTCTGGATTACTGGCTGGGCAGTCCCGTAGATGTTTTTGTATTGGAACTTGGTATAAATGACATACGCCGCGGCATCCCGCCACCCACCATTGAAAAAAACCTGCAGGCCATCATCAATAAAGTAAAAGCAAAATACCCCAAGGCAAAGCTGGTAATGCTGGGAATGGAGATCCCTCCTATTCTATTCGGCCCGGTTGCTGTACAATTCAACGCTATTTACCGCCGCCTTGCGGAAGCTAATGACATGGCATTGGTTCCCTTTCTATTAACCGGTGTTATGGGGCAGCAACACTTAAATTTATGGGACAGGGTACACCCGTCTGCTGCCGGCTATAAGGTTGTAGTTGAGACCGTTTGGTCGGTGTTAGGTCCGTTGCTACAACGCGGTTAA
- the can gene encoding carbonate dehydratase, with product MCAQNLIHDTSHITYETLLDGNRQFVENALKEDPEYFTTLANGQKPPVLWIGCADSRVPANQITNTKPGEIFVHRNIANMVIHTDMNMLSVLDYAVNVLKVRHVIVTGHYGCGGVLASMTNKQFGLIDNWLRHIKDVYRVHAAELDAIEDEGERGDRLVELNVIENVNNLCKTSIVQNAWQNGQELHVHGWVYSLATGIINDMKVSTSNNANMDEVFRFSAVR from the coding sequence ATGTGTGCTCAAAATTTAATTCACGACACTAGTCACATTACTTACGAAACTTTACTGGATGGCAACCGCCAGTTTGTGGAAAACGCACTTAAGGAAGACCCTGAGTACTTTACCACTCTTGCCAACGGTCAAAAGCCACCTGTACTTTGGATAGGCTGTGCCGACAGCCGCGTACCGGCTAATCAGATAACCAACACCAAACCGGGCGAGATATTCGTGCACCGTAACATTGCCAATATGGTGATACACACCGACATGAACATGTTAAGCGTGCTCGACTATGCGGTTAACGTATTAAAGGTAAGGCATGTTATTGTTACAGGGCATTATGGCTGCGGTGGTGTACTAGCCAGCATGACCAACAAGCAATTTGGCCTGATTGACAACTGGCTGCGCCACATTAAAGATGTTTACCGTGTACATGCTGCCGAACTGGACGCTATAGAGGACGAAGGAGAGCGCGGCGACCGCTTGGTAGAACTGAATGTTATAGAGAACGTTAACAACCTTTGCAAGACCTCTATTGTACAAAACGCATGGCAAAACGGTCAGGAGCTTCATGTACATGGTTGGGTATATAGCCTTGCAACCGGTATTATTAACGACATGAAAGTAAGCACCAGCAATAACGCCAATATGGACGAAGTGTTCAGGTTTAGCGCTGTGCGATAA
- a CDS encoding DMT family transporter, whose amino-acid sequence MPPRRSILSAGVINYLIFAAICLIWGSSFILMKLGLYDENKHPLLTASQVAAIRIITAGLVLTPVLIRHYKKVPRKLSGWMVLSGFFGSFFPAFLFCIAETRIDSSLAGTLNSLTPIFAILLGFLFFGNKIPVSQVVGITIGFGGIVLLYFVQKHADAGQVSYASLVILATLLYGINVVVVKHYLSSVSPLVITAFSLVVVSVPSLVILWQTGFFNLPLHERRYIRACAAVCTLGILGTAIAWMLYYILIQRTSVLFTSTSSYGVPFVAFLWGWYYGETITIGQVGCLFVILLGVYLTRIKLNALYKKAS is encoded by the coding sequence ATGCCACCCCGAAGATCCATTCTGTCTGCAGGAGTTATAAACTACCTCATTTTTGCTGCCATCTGCTTAATATGGGGCAGTTCATTTATCCTGATGAAACTTGGGCTGTATGATGAAAACAAACACCCATTACTCACGGCATCGCAGGTGGCAGCCATACGCATTATAACTGCCGGACTGGTGCTTACCCCGGTGCTCATCAGGCACTATAAGAAGGTTCCGCGTAAATTATCGGGCTGGATGGTGTTGTCAGGCTTTTTTGGGAGCTTTTTCCCGGCATTCTTATTCTGTATTGCCGAGACCAGGATAGACAGCTCGCTGGCCGGCACACTAAACTCCCTCACTCCTATCTTTGCAATCCTTTTAGGCTTTCTATTCTTCGGTAATAAAATCCCGGTTAGCCAGGTTGTTGGCATTACCATTGGCTTTGGTGGTATTGTGCTGCTTTACTTTGTTCAAAAACATGCCGATGCCGGTCAGGTGAGCTATGCAAGCCTTGTTATACTGGCTACTTTGCTTTACGGCATTAATGTAGTTGTGGTGAAGCACTACCTCAGCAGTGTTAGTCCCCTGGTAATTACCGCGTTCTCGCTTGTGGTGGTTAGTGTCCCTTCTTTGGTAATCTTATGGCAAACAGGCTTTTTCAACTTGCCGTTACATGAGCGCAGGTACATAAGAGCTTGCGCGGCGGTTTGCACCCTGGGCATTTTAGGTACTGCAATAGCCTGGATGCTGTACTACATTCTTATACAGCGCACCAGCGTGCTTTTCACCTCAACATCAAGCTACGGCGTGCCTTTTGTAGCTTTCCTGTGGGGCTGGTATTACGGCGAAACAATTACCATTGGCCAGGTGGGTTGCTTGTTTGTTATTTTGTTAGGGGTGTATTTAACGCGTATTAAGTTGAACGCCCTTTACAAAAAAGCTTCCTAG
- the pruA gene encoding L-glutamate gamma-semialdehyde dehydrogenase, whose translation MLKGFFNVPPAVNETVLNYGPRSVERAALKAALDEARAKQIDIPMYIGGQEVRTGKLMELRPPHDHKHLLGTFHYGDKTHVTAAIDAALAAKADWENLPWEQRAAIFLKAAELVAGPYRYKLNAATMLGQSKNAYQAEIDSACEFIDFLRFNVQYMTEIYQQQPPVSGKGVWNRVEQRPLEGFVFALTPFNFTAIAGNLPASAAMMGNVVVWKPADTQVYAAAVIMEIFKEAGVPDGVINLIYADGPEVGDVVFNHPDFAGIHFTGSTKVFQHIWQTIGTNIHKYKTYPRIVGETGGKDFVLAHPSANADAVAVALLRGAFEYQGQKCSAASRAYIPASLWPAVKEHVQREMATFKMGPVEDFENFINAVISEVSFDKLAKYIDAAKADEGVEVIAGGNYDKSQGWFVEPTILQVQDPYYVTMCEELFGPVLTVYVYEDQQWDEILQTIDKTSIYALTGAILSQDRYAIADATYKLRNAAGNFYINDKPTGAVVGQQPFGGARGSGTNDKAGSMINLLRWVSPRTIKETFDSPKDYRYPFLTPER comes from the coding sequence ATGCTAAAAGGATTTTTTAATGTACCGCCTGCTGTTAACGAGACCGTTTTAAACTACGGCCCGCGCAGTGTGGAACGTGCAGCGCTTAAGGCAGCTTTGGACGAAGCACGCGCTAAGCAGATAGATATACCCATGTACATTGGCGGCCAGGAAGTACGCACCGGCAAGTTGATGGAGCTTCGCCCGCCGCATGACCACAAGCACCTGCTGGGTACTTTCCATTACGGCGATAAAACCCATGTTACTGCTGCCATTGATGCTGCACTTGCAGCAAAGGCCGACTGGGAAAACCTGCCATGGGAACAACGCGCAGCCATATTCCTGAAGGCTGCCGAGCTGGTAGCCGGTCCGTACCGTTACAAGCTAAATGCGGCCACTATGCTGGGCCAAAGTAAGAACGCCTACCAGGCCGAAATTGATTCGGCTTGTGAGTTTATAGATTTCCTGCGCTTTAACGTGCAGTACATGACCGAGATTTATCAGCAGCAGCCACCTGTTTCTGGCAAAGGGGTTTGGAACCGGGTAGAACAGCGTCCGCTGGAAGGTTTTGTATTCGCGCTTACACCGTTCAACTTCACCGCAATTGCCGGCAACCTGCCTGCAAGTGCCGCCATGATGGGCAACGTTGTGGTTTGGAAACCGGCCGATACCCAGGTGTATGCCGCTGCGGTTATAATGGAGATTTTTAAAGAAGCCGGTGTACCTGATGGGGTGATCAACCTGATCTATGCAGACGGCCCGGAAGTAGGCGATGTGGTATTTAACCACCCTGATTTTGCAGGTATACACTTTACAGGTTCTACCAAGGTTTTCCAGCACATTTGGCAAACCATTGGTACCAATATACATAAATACAAAACCTACCCGCGCATTGTAGGCGAAACCGGTGGTAAAGACTTTGTGCTTGCCCACCCAAGCGCCAATGCCGATGCGGTTGCAGTAGCCCTGCTTCGCGGCGCGTTTGAGTACCAGGGACAAAAATGCTCTGCGGCTTCAAGGGCGTACATCCCGGCGTCGCTTTGGCCTGCCGTGAAAGAACATGTACAGCGCGAGATGGCTACATTTAAGATGGGCCCAGTTGAAGATTTTGAGAACTTCATCAACGCGGTTATCAGCGAAGTATCTTTCGATAAGTTGGCTAAATACATTGATGCAGCCAAAGCCGACGAGGGTGTTGAAGTAATTGCCGGCGGTAATTACGACAAGAGCCAGGGCTGGTTTGTTGAGCCGACCATACTGCAGGTGCAGGACCCCTACTACGTAACCATGTGCGAAGAACTGTTTGGCCCCGTGCTAACGGTTTACGTTTACGAGGACCAGCAATGGGACGAAATACTGCAGACTATTGACAAAACATCTATATACGCGCTCACCGGTGCTATACTATCACAGGACCGCTACGCTATCGCTGATGCTACCTACAAGCTGCGCAACGCTGCGGGTAACTTCTACATTAACGATAAGCCTACCGGCGCAGTTGTAGGTCAGCAGCCATTTGGCGGCGCCCGCGGCAGCGGCACCAATGATAAGGCAGGCTCCATGATCAACCTGTTGCGTTGGGTATCCCCGAGAACAATAAAAGAAACCTTTGATTCGCCGAAGGATTACAGGTACCCATTTTTGACACCGGAGCGGTAA